Proteins co-encoded in one Papaver somniferum cultivar HN1 chromosome 5, ASM357369v1, whole genome shotgun sequence genomic window:
- the LOC113281149 gene encoding probable sucrose-phosphate synthase 4, whose amino-acid sequence MARNEWINGYLEAILDAGSKLQKQGSSITSKIEAKNRNLKGDVIFSAALEVDDNNNKETAVSAGKAFSPTKYFVEEVVNSFDESDLHRTWIKVIATRNTRERNNRLENMCWRIWHLARSKKQIAWEAAQSLAIRRLEREQVRIDASEDLSELSEGETKEKEKGESNYRSESFKPEKLFRINSDLQIWTDDNSKSKRLYIILISLHGLVRGENMELGRDSDTGGQVKYVVELAKALANTKGVYRVDLLTRQIASSEVDSSYAEPIEMLTSPDDADGQSEGDSCGAYIIRLPCGPRNTYIPKESLWPHIPEFVDCALSHVVNMARAIGDEMEGGKPVWPYVIHGHYADAGAVAAQLSGALNVPMVLTGHSLGRNKFEQLLKQGRLSREDINSTYKIMRRIEGEEMGLDAAEMVVTSTRQEIEEQWGLYDGFDPKLERKLRVRRRRGVSCLGRHMPRMVVIPPGMDFSYVTQQDSSLDGDLTSLIGSDRTTQNKGHLPPIWVEVMRFFTNPHKPMILALSRPDPKKNVTTLLKAFGECQPLRELANLTLILGNRDDIEEMSNSSSTELTTVLKLIDKYDLYGQVAYPKHHKQSDVPEIYRLAAKTKGVFINPALVEPFGLTLIEAAAYGLPVVATKNGGPVDIHKALNNGLLVDPHDQKAIADALLKLVANKTLWSDCRKNGLKNIHRFSWPEHCRNYLSHVEHCRNRHPTTRLEIVPSAEEPMSDSLRDVEDLSLRFSIDGDLKINNGELVDAATRQKEIIDALIKRRLRTDQQIPGVSYSPGRRQRLCVIAVDCYNADGTPSENFTKIIKMVTTVSGTGLAGMVISTGSTLPETIEALRSCQVEPSDFDALICSSGSEMYYPWRDLVADLDYAAHVEYRWPGDNVRSTIIRLAREDGASEDDVTEYDAASNSRSHAYLVKPGAKTRKVDDLRHKLRMRGFRCSPVYTHAGNRLNIVPLFASRAQALRYLSVRWAIELSKMIVFVGEKGDTDHEDLLVGLHKTIILEGSVECGSEMFVRGESSYKREDVVPPASPNIFCVKQGFSEQDISLVLDALLVTK is encoded by the exons ATGGCGAGAAACGAGTGGATAAATGGATATTTGGAGGCGATTCTTGATGCAGGAAGTAAACTTCAAAAGCAAGGTTCAAGCATCACCAGTAAAATAGAAGCGAAGAACAGAAACTTGAAAGGAGACGTTATATTTTCTGCTGCTTTGGAAGTTGATGATAACAATAACAAGGAAACGGCGGTATCCGCCGGGAAGGCTTTCAGTCCGACTAaatattttgttgaggaagttgTTAACAGTTTTGACGAATCTGATCTCCACAGAACATGGATTAAG GTAATAGCAACAAGGAATACGCGTGAACGCAATAACAGACTGGAGAATATGTGCTGGCGTATATGGCATCTTGCTCGCAGTAAAAAACAG ATTGCATGGGAAGCGGCACAAAGTTTAGCGATTCGCCGCCTTGAGCGCGAGCAAGTTCGCATTGATGCATCCGAGGATTTATCAGAACTGTCTGAGGGAGAGacgaaagagaaggagaaaggagAAAGCAACTATCGATCAGAATCATTCAAGCCTGAAAAGCTtttccggatcaactctgatctccAAATTTGGACCGATGACAACAGCAAATCCAAGCGACTATACATAATATTGATCAG CTTACATGGTCTGGTGCGTGGGGAAAATATGGAGTTGGGAAGAGATTCAGACACAGGCGGGCAGGTGAAATATGTCGTAGAGTTAGCCAAGGCTCTAGCCAATACCAAAGGGGTCTACCGAGTTGATTTATTGACTCGCCAGATTGCatcatctgaagttgattcgAGCTATGCTGAGCCCATTGAAATGTTAACTTCTCCCGATGACGCGGATGGCCAAAGTGAAGGTGATAGTTGCGGAGCTTACATAATCCGACTCCCTTGCGGTCCTAGAAACACGTATATACCCAAAGAGTCATTGTGGCCTCACATCCCGGAATTTGTAGACTGTGCATTGTCACACGTAGTGAACATGGCAAGGGCAATAGGGGATGAAATGGAAGGAGGGAAACCGGTATGGCCGTATGTCATACACGGACATTATGCAGATGCAGGAGCGGTGGCCGCGCAACTGTCAGGTGCATTAAATGTTCCGATGGTGCTTACTGGACATTCATTGGGTAGGAACAAATTCGAGCAATTATTGAAACAAGGGAGATTAAGCAGGGAAGATATAAACTCAACGTACAAAATTATGAGAAGGATTGAAGGTGAGGAAATGGGGCTGGATGCTGCTGAAATGGTGGTTACGAGTACTAGACAAGAGATTGAAGAACAATGGGGATTGTATGATGGTTTTGATCCAAAGCTTGAGAGGAAACTTAGAGTCAGAAGACGGCGAGGTGTTAGTTGCCTTGGTAGACACATGCCTAGAATGGTG GTGATACCACCAGGGATGGACTTCAGTTATGTGACACAGCAAGATTCTTCCTTAGATGGGGACCTAACCTCCTTGATTGGCTCTGACAGAACAACTCAAAACAAAGGACATCTCCCTCCCATTTGGGTCGAG GTAATGCGATTTTTCACCAACCCTCACAAACCCATGATACTAGCCTTGTCACGTCCAGACCCAAAGAAAAATGTCACTACTTTACTCAAGGCGTTTGGCGAGTGTCAACCTCTAAGGGAGCTCGCAAACTTG ACTCTAATCCTCGGAAATAGAGATGACATAGAAGAGATGTCGAACAGCAGCTCAACTGAACTTACAACAGTTTTGAAGCTCATCGACAAGTACGATCTGTATGGTCAGGTTGCATATCCTAAGCATCACAAGCAATCTGACGTACCCGAGATATACCGTTTGGCTGCAAAGACTAAG GGAGTTTTTATTAATCCTGCGCTGGTAGAGCCGTTCGGCCTAACTCTAATAGAG GCAGCTGCATATGGTTTACCTGTTGTTGCAACTAAAAATGGAGGGCCCGTGGATATTCACAAG GCGCTGAACAATGGGCTTCTAGTTGATCCACATGACCAGAAAGCAATAGCTGATGCTCTCTTAAAGCTTGTTGCAAACAAAACCCTCTGGTCCGACTGCCGCAAAAATGGTCTAAAAAACATTCATCGTTTCTCATGGCCAGAGCACTGTCGCAACTATCTATCGCACGTTGAACACTGCCGTAACCGACACCCCACAACACGTCTTGAAATTGTGCCTAGTGCTGAAGAACCAATGAGTGATTCTCTAAGAGACGTTGAAGATCTCTCGCTAAGATTCTCCATTGACGGAGATCTCAAGATTAATAATGGTGAACTTGTAGATGCTGCTACTCGGCAAAAAGAGATCATTGATGCATTAATCAAGCGTCGCCTTCGTACTGACCAGCAAATACCAG GTGTCAGCTATTCCCCTGGAAGAAGGCAGAGGCTATGTGTCATCGCTGTGGATTGTTATAATGCAGATGGAACACCGTCAGAGAACTTTACAAAGATAATCAAAATGGTAACAACGGTATCTGGAACAGGGTTAGCTGGTATGGTAATATCCACTGGTTCTACATTGCCGGAGACCATTGAGGCATTAAGATCTTGCCAAGTTGAACCTAGTGATTTTGATGCCTTGATTTGTAGCAGTGGCAGCGAAATGTATTACCCATGGAGAGATTTAGTAGCTGACTTGGATTATGCAGCCCATGTAGAGTACAGGTGGCCCGGAGATAACGTGCGTTCTACCATTATTAGGCTTGCCAGGGAAGACGGCGCATCTGAAGATGATGTGACAGAGTATGATGCAGCAAGCAATTCTCGATCCCATGCTTACTTAGTCAAACCAGGAGCCAAG ACACGGAAAGTGGACGACCTAAGGCATAAGTTGAGAATGAGAGGTTTCAGGTGCAGTCCTGTTTATACACATGCTGGAAATCGCTTGAACATCGTCCCGTTGTTTGCATCGAGAGCTCAGGCACTAAG GTACTTATCTGTTAGGTGGGCAATTGAGCTCTCCAAAATGATAGTGTTTGTGGGAGAGAAAGGAGACACTGATCATGAAGACTTACTTGTTGGACTCCACAAAACCATAATTCTTGAAGGCTCTGTAGAATGTGGAAGCGAGATGTTTGTGCGTGGTGAATCAAGTTACAAAAGGGAAGATGTAGTTCCACCTGCAAGCCCCAATATCTTCTGCGTAAAACAAGGTTTCAGTGAACAGGATATCTCTCTTGTGTTGGATGCTCTTCTTGTGACAAAGTAA
- the LOC113277327 gene encoding uncharacterized protein LOC113277327: MNLLHQIKQETQVELETPPGFKTRLFGLKNCQSYAGLQENIVVQPKLEKGVKLDLGKVDRNETTGCSEENINEAVTKPNGNGQDFGARAKTNTTIYEYPDPEFFDFEMDKREECFAVGQLWSVYDDFDGMPRLYARIDKVGLFVYSQTQKASLPSFKVYITWLDASPDCVDDIVWNKKGLPIACGKFKHGAAGTLDDIGVFSHQVVWRKGNTSKTCIIYPRKGETWALFKNWNINWSSDPNNHRNFDYEYVEVLSDYNEQSGIHVAYLVKNKGFVSLFKPSGVASFYIPPSELLRFSHKVPSFETSGMERDDVPEGYYELDPASLPANHVGVSDSLTVKSQAEKMTGVPKKRKQPDKNTLGGGNARSGTWLTTKCNMKKLREQKLGNCVEQSLSRSDGVKHKTGSLVPQIPFSHSLMDDWEVPDTEFYYFDIDKSHDRFQAGQIWALYCELDGLPKYYAQITKVELLPEFKLNVRWLEACTPPMGVLQWHDKKIPICTGVFSSGETAEFDDTASFSHLSVGAVCEKENKYEIYPREGEVWAIYKKFSLKWSSDDLQTCQYDIGEVVERKGATIKVLVLEKVSGFETVFKGKPGCELVLEIPDSQLLRFSHQIPAFQLTDERDGKLQGCWELDPKAMPVCLFHL; the protein is encoded by the coding sequence ATGAATCTGCTTCATCAAATAAAACAAGAAACACAAGTAGAACTAGAGACCCCTCCAGGGTTCAAAACAAGGTTATTTGGTCTTAAGAACTGTCAATCTTATGCTGGGTTACAAGAGAATATAGTAGTGCAGCCAAAACTAGAAAAAGGGGTGAAGTTGGATCTGGGCAAGGTAGATAGAAATGAAACAACTGGGTGCTCTGAGGAGAACATAAATGAAGCAGTCACAAAACCCAACGGAAATGGACAAGATTTCGGTGCTAGAGCTAAGACAAATACAACGATCTATGAGTATCCTGATCCGGAGTTCTTCGACTTTGAGATGGATAAGAGAGAGGAGTGTTTTGCAGTTGGTCAGTTGTGGTCTGTTTATGACGATTTCGATGGCATGCCACGACTCTATGCTCGGATTGACAAAGTTGGTCTATTTGTTTATTCTCAGACCCAGAAAGCTTCTTTGCCTAGTTTCAAGGTGTATATCACTTGGTTAGATGCTTCACCCGACTGCGTAGATGATATTGTTTGGAACAAGAAGGGATTACCCATTGCTTGTGGTAAATTCAAACACGGGGCGGCTGGTACACTTGATGATATTGGTGTTTTCTCTCATCAGGTTGTCTGGAGAAAAGGCAATACTTCAAAAACTTGCATCATATATCCTAGAAAAGGTGAAACATGGGCACTCTTCAAGAACTGGAATATTAATTGGAGCTCTGATCCGAATAACCATAGAAACTTTGATTATGAATATGTAGAAGTCCTGTCAGACTATAACGAGCAATCGGGAATTCATGTAGCATATTTGGTTAAGAATAAAGGGTTTGTAAGCCTCTTCAAGCCAAGTGGAGTGGCTTCATTTTATATACCACCAAGTGAACTTCTCAGATTTTCACATAAAGTTCCTTCATTTGAAACGTCTGGTATGGAACGAGATGATGTCCCTGAAGGTTATTATGAACTTGATCCTGCTTCCCTGCCTGCCAATCACGTCGGAGTATCTGATTCCCTGACGGTAAAATCTCAAGCAGAGAAGATGACTGGTGTGCCGAAAAAGAGGAAACAACCTGACAAAAACACCTTGGGCGGAGGAAATGCAAGAAGTGGCACATGGCTGACAACTAAATGCAACATGAAGAAACTGAGGGAACAAAAACTGGGTAACTGTGTTGAGCAGTCTTTAAGTAGATCAGATGGTGTGAAGCACAAGACCGGGAGTTTGGTCCCGCAAATTCCATTTTCGCATTCCCTTATGGATGATTGGGAAGTTCCAGACACTGAATTTTATTACTTTGATATCGACAAATCTCATGATAGATTCCAGGCTGGTCAGATATGGGCTTTATATTGCGAATTGGATGGCTTGCCAAAGTACTATGCTCAGATTACGAAGGTCGAATTACTACCGGAATTCAAACTGAATGTAAGATGGCTTGAAGCCTGTACCCCACCAATGGGTGTGCTCCAATGGCATGACAAGAAAATTCCAATATGCACTGGAGTTTTTTCTAGTGGTGAGACAGCGGAGTTTGACGATACTGCTTCGTTCTCCCATCTTTCAGTTGGAGCAGTATGTGAGAAGGAAAACAAGTATGAAATCTACCCAAGGGAAGGGGAGGTGTGGGCAATATACAAGAAATTCAGTTTAAAATGGTCTTCTGACGACCTGCAAACATGCCAATATGACATAGGTGAAGTTGTGGAGCGGAAGGGTGCTACAATCAAAGTGTTGGTTTTGGAAAAAGTTTCTGGTTTCGAGACGGTTTTTAAGGGTAAGCCGGGGTGTGAATTGGTACTGGAGATACCAGACAGTCAACTGCTTAGATTCTCCCATCAAATTCCTGCATTCCAGTTGACAGATGAAAGAGACGGAAAGCTTCAAGGATGTTGGGAGTTAGATCCCAAAGCAATGCCGGTTTGTCTATTCCATCTCTAA